CAGATTGGCTCGGGTGAGAGTGACACGCTCGAAGACTATCTACTTTCTCAATTGAATTTGCTAAAAGCGTTGCCTGAAGAAAAGTTGATTTTACAAGTATTGATTGAAAACATAGATGAAAACGGTTACTTGACCATTGAAAGAGAAAACCTCGGGGAAAAGTTCGGAGTGGAGGAAGAAATCATCGATTCCGCTTTCTTCAAACTCCAGTCATTGGACCCGGCTGGTATTGCGGCAAAGGACCTTCAGGAGTGCCTGTTGCTTCAATTAATAAGACAAAGCCGGACATCAGAAAATGAACTGGCAATAACGATTATCCGCGACCACTTCCTTCTTTTTGCCGAGAAAAAGTGGAAGGCAATTGCGAAAATGCTGAACGTTGGTTTGAAGGACATCCAGAAGGTCCATGACGATATCCAGCAGCTGAATCCAAAACCAGGTGCGACTTTCCAGCGTGAAAAATCTGCCTATATTGTGCCTGACGTGGTAGTCAAGCGTGATGGTGACGAGCTTTCAGTCAGCGTGTTTGACGCGCTGATTCCGAAGGTTTCCTTTAATGACGGATATTTCAGACAGCTATCTGGGCACCGGGACCCTGAAGTGAATAAATTCCTTCAGGAAAAGCAGGGGGATTACCAGTGGATTCAGCGCAGCCTGGAACAAAGGAAGGAAACGCTGCTGAAAGTATCGATGAAAATCATTGAAAAGCAGCGGGATTTCTTTTTGATCGGATCTGCCCATCTGAATCCTATGACGATGAGGGAAGTTGCCGATGAGCTCGAAATCCACGAATCGACTGTAAGCCGCACTGTCCGGGAAAAATACATGCAGACACCATCCGGCACATACGAATTGAAATCATTTTTTACAAGTGCGATAGCCACGACAGAGAATGACCAGGCTTCCTCACAAAAAGTAAAAGCAGCAATCGAGCACTATATTAAAGAAGAAGATAAAAAGAAGCCCATTTCAGATCAAAAACTAGTAGAAATGCTTGAGGAACGAGAAGGAATGGTCGTCTCACGCAGAACAGTCGCAAAATACAGGGACCAGTTGGGCATACCATCATCGTCGAAGCGGAAACGATTTGATTAGAATTGGTAAACTCTTCCGTTTTGCGAATGAATAGTGATTATTTGCGAATAAGTATATTTTTTTGCGAATAAAGCTCCTGGATTTGCGAACAAAATTCTTTTTTTGCGAACAAAGCACCTAAATCTGCGAATAACCACCAAAGTAGGCTAAGAAACCAGTCTAAGGAGACTAAAATGAAAAAAACAGTCAAACTCTACTCACGTCCGCGCTGCCATTTGTGCGAAACGGCACGCGAAATCCTGGAGGAACTCCAGCAAGATTGGAATTTTACAATAGAAGAGATCAATATCGACCTTGATGACAAGCTTGTCGAGAAGTATGGAATTATGATTCCTGTTGTAGAATTGGACGGCGAAGAGCTGCAATATGGCATTGTGAACAAAAAGTTCATAAGTGAAGCGTTTTCACGAAAAAACCTTGAGTTTATAAGTTGATTAAGGTTTTCACTCCTGTTAAAATGAAATTTGTAGCAGGGGTGATTTTTTTTACCGCAAGTGGGACATAATATGTCTTGGCGGGACATTTGAAGTCCAACACTAAAAGGAGAATATCAACATGGACCATTCGCTCATTGATATTCAAAAAAGAATATTGCCCGATTTACTGCAAGTTATGCAAAAACGATACCTCATCCTGCAGTACATAAACGTGATGCAGCCAGTCGGCAGGAGAAACCTTTCAGTTAGCCTCAATCTAACTGAGCGGGTATTGCGTTCTGAAGTGGAGTTTTTGAAAGACCAGAATCTGATTTCGATGTCGGTTCAGGGAATGACGCTGACTCAAGAGGGAAAAGATATACTGGAAAGTCTTGAAAGAGTAATGCGAGACATTATGGGTATAAACACCTTAGAACGTCAGCTTCAGGAGCGCATGGGCATACGGAAAGTCATTGTTGTTCCAGGGGACAGCGACCGGTCACCATGGGTGAAAAGTGAGCTGGGGCGCGCTACAGCCAATTGCATGAGAGATCTCCTCCAAAGCAAGAATATTATTGCTGTGACTGGGGGATCGACGATGGCGGCTGTTGCTGATATGTTGACACCCGACTTCGGGGAGAAGGACCTGCTGTTTGTCCCGGCAAGGGGCGGAATAGGCGAGGACGTCAAGAATCAGGCAAACACGATTTGTGCGATCATGGCGGACAACACGAATTCACGCAACAGAGTCTTTTATGTACCCGACCAGGTCAGCACGGAGGTTTATAAATCCTTTATCAAAGAACCGCTGATTTATGAGGTTTGGAATTTAGTCAAATCAGCAAGCATGGTTTTACACGGTATTGGAGACGCTATTACAATGGCAGAACGTCGCAATACCAGTCCAGAGGATTTACATAAGATCCTCGATGGAAAAGCAGTTGGCGAGGCTTTCGGCTATTATTTCAACGAAGCCGGGGAAATCGTCCATAAAGTACTGACGATCGGCCTTCAATTGGACGATCTTGAAAATGTGGGAGATGTCGTCGCGGTTGCCGGAGGAGAGTCGAAGGCAAAGGCGATCAGAGCCTACATGAAACAGGCACCTTCCTCAACCATCCTGATTACGGATGAAGGAGCCGCTAAACAATTGTTACAAGGGTAACACCTTAATATAAACAACACCTTTAAGGAATCAAAGGAGGAAATACACAATGGCAGTAAAAGTTGGTATTAACGGATTTGGCAGAATTGGACGCGTAGTTTTCCGCGCAGCATTAAACAACCCTAACGTAGAAGTAGTAGCAGTTAACGATTTAACTGATGCAAACATGCTTGCTCACCTTTTAAAATATGACACAGTTCACGGTACTTTAAATAAAGAAATTACAGTTGACGGTGACTACCTTGTAGTTGACGGCCACAAAGTAAAAGTACTTGCTGAAAGAGATCCAGCTCAACTTGGCTGGGGCGACCTTGGCGTAGAAGTAGTTGTTGAATCTACAGGACGTTTCACTAAGCGTGCTGACGCTGCGAAACACTTAGAAGCAGGCGCTAAGAAAGTTATCATCTCTGCTCCAGCATCTGATGAAGATATCACTATCGTAATGGGCGTTAACGATGACAAGTACGATGCAGCTAACCACCACGTAATCTCAAACGCATCTTGTACTACAAACTGCTTGGCTCCATTCGCGAAAGTATTGAACGACAACTTCGGAATCAAGCGCGGTATGATGACAACTGTTCACTCATACACAAATGACCAGCAAATTCTTGACCTTCCGCACAAAGACTACCGTCGTGCACGTGCAGCTGCGGAAAACATCATTCCTACAACTACTGGTGCTGCAAAAGCAGTTTCTCTAGTATTGCCTGAACTTAAAGGCAAATTGAACGGTGGAGCTATGCGTGTTCCAACTCCTAACGTATCATTGGTGGACCTTGTTGCTGAGCTTGACAAAGACGTAACAGTTGAAGAAATCAACGCTGCATTCAAGAAAGCTTCTGAAGGCGAACTTAAAGGAATCCTTGGCTACAGCGAAGAGCCGCTTGTATCAAGCGACTACAACGGCAACGCT
This DNA window, taken from Mesobacillus boroniphilus, encodes the following:
- the rpoN gene encoding RNA polymerase factor sigma-54; translated protein: MDLKAGLWQKQTLKLAMTQELTQAIALLQYSAQELAAFLEAKSMENPLMQVDFKNISHFDASMDRTRKTKRKTFERDQKNLIEQIGSGESDTLEDYLLSQLNLLKALPEEKLILQVLIENIDENGYLTIERENLGEKFGVEEEIIDSAFFKLQSLDPAGIAAKDLQECLLLQLIRQSRTSENELAITIIRDHFLLFAEKKWKAIAKMLNVGLKDIQKVHDDIQQLNPKPGATFQREKSAYIVPDVVVKRDGDELSVSVFDALIPKVSFNDGYFRQLSGHRDPEVNKFLQEKQGDYQWIQRSLEQRKETLLKVSMKIIEKQRDFFLIGSAHLNPMTMREVADELEIHESTVSRTVREKYMQTPSGTYELKSFFTSAIATTENDQASSQKVKAAIEHYIKEEDKKKPISDQKLVEMLEEREGMVVSRRTVAKYRDQLGIPSSSKRKRFD
- a CDS encoding sugar-binding transcriptional regulator, producing the protein MDHSLIDIQKRILPDLLQVMQKRYLILQYINVMQPVGRRNLSVSLNLTERVLRSEVEFLKDQNLISMSVQGMTLTQEGKDILESLERVMRDIMGINTLERQLQERMGIRKVIVVPGDSDRSPWVKSELGRATANCMRDLLQSKNIIAVTGGSTMAAVADMLTPDFGEKDLLFVPARGGIGEDVKNQANTICAIMADNTNSRNRVFYVPDQVSTEVYKSFIKEPLIYEVWNLVKSASMVLHGIGDAITMAERRNTSPEDLHKILDGKAVGEAFGYYFNEAGEIVHKVLTIGLQLDDLENVGDVVAVAGGESKAKAIRAYMKQAPSSTILITDEGAAKQLLQG
- the gap gene encoding type I glyceraldehyde-3-phosphate dehydrogenase, with translation MAVKVGINGFGRIGRVVFRAALNNPNVEVVAVNDLTDANMLAHLLKYDTVHGTLNKEITVDGDYLVVDGHKVKVLAERDPAQLGWGDLGVEVVVESTGRFTKRADAAKHLEAGAKKVIISAPASDEDITIVMGVNDDKYDAANHHVISNASCTTNCLAPFAKVLNDNFGIKRGMMTTVHSYTNDQQILDLPHKDYRRARAAAENIIPTTTGAAKAVSLVLPELKGKLNGGAMRVPTPNVSLVDLVAELDKDVTVEEINAAFKKASEGELKGILGYSEEPLVSSDYNGNAYSSTIDALSTMVMEGSMVKVISWYDNESGYSNRVVDLVDFIAKKGL
- a CDS encoding glutaredoxin family protein, with product MKKTVKLYSRPRCHLCETAREILEELQQDWNFTIEEINIDLDDKLVEKYGIMIPVVELDGEELQYGIVNKKFISEAFSRKNLEFIS